A single bacterium DNA region contains:
- the glmS gene encoding glutamine--fructose-6-phosphate transaminase (isomerizing), whose product MCGIVGYLGNRDLESVIMVGLERLEYRGYDSCGIAAVDNGKIRISKVVGRLKNLKDYLSKNPISGSVGIGHTRWATHGSVTHRNAHPFTDREARFAIVHNGIIENYVGLREKLIEKGISFESDTDSEIIPHLFADNYKGDLLKAVIATVSELKGSFAWAAVSSEHPDTLMGIRVGSPLVAGIGEDEFALASDPLALVGISHNMIALEDKEFVILERGKEPRIYSFSGELLKKKLVPIELEPKAISKGRYRHFMRKEIFEQPQVVAENLKRRFRNGDVRLGSGYRFYPDEIASFNHVLIQACGTSYHAGLVGRYFLERFTNVHSEVEIASELIDRIPVFGKHDLMITISQSGETADTLAALRAARNKSDLRILSILNVKRTSLDRESDSSIYIHAGPEIGVASTKAYTAEIFAFLSLSLEIARRRGTLKPKEWKEIRTNLSALPDMISRVLKQDRRIRDIARRFQKRNSCLFLGRGINYPTALEGALKLKEISYVHATGYPAGEMKHGPISLIDSKTPVVVVAPRDSTYEKMSANIEEVAARAGQVIAIGTEGDSELAKKSAAFIPIPEAPDYILPFVAVIPLQLLAYHTAVFRGCDVDKPRNLAKSVTVE is encoded by the coding sequence ATGTGCGGCATAGTCGGTTACCTCGGCAATCGCGACCTTGAATCCGTAATAATGGTGGGGCTTGAGCGTCTGGAGTACAGGGGGTACGACTCGTGCGGCATAGCTGCAGTAGATAACGGAAAGATACGCATCTCAAAGGTAGTCGGCAGGCTTAAGAATCTGAAGGATTATCTATCAAAGAATCCGATATCGGGCTCGGTAGGTATAGGACACACGCGCTGGGCAACGCATGGCTCCGTAACGCATCGAAACGCCCATCCTTTTACAGATAGGGAAGCCCGATTCGCCATTGTGCATAACGGAATAATAGAAAACTATGTGGGGCTAAGGGAGAAACTGATTGAGAAAGGCATCTCCTTCGAGTCCGACACCGATTCCGAGATAATACCCCATCTCTTCGCCGATAACTACAAGGGCGATCTTCTCAAGGCGGTTATCGCAACGGTCAGCGAGCTTAAGGGCAGTTTTGCCTGGGCCGCGGTCTCAAGCGAGCATCCGGATACGCTAATGGGAATAAGGGTAGGTTCTCCGCTTGTTGCAGGCATCGGCGAGGACGAGTTTGCACTAGCGTCCGACCCTCTTGCGCTTGTCGGTATAAGTCACAATATGATAGCGCTTGAGGACAAGGAGTTCGTGATTCTTGAAAGAGGCAAGGAGCCTAGGATATACAGCTTTTCGGGCGAGCTCTTGAAGAAAAAGCTTGTTCCTATCGAACTGGAGCCCAAGGCTATCTCAAAGGGCCGGTACCGTCATTTCATGCGCAAGGAGATATTCGAACAGCCACAAGTGGTTGCCGAGAATCTGAAAAGGCGCTTCCGCAACGGCGACGTACGGCTTGGTTCAGGCTACAGATTCTATCCGGATGAAATCGCTTCCTTCAATCACGTGCTCATTCAGGCATGCGGAACAAGTTACCATGCCGGTCTTGTAGGAAGGTATTTCCTTGAACGTTTCACTAACGTCCATTCGGAAGTGGAGATAGCTTCGGAACTTATCGACCGGATACCGGTATTCGGCAAGCACGATCTGATGATAACCATCAGCCAGTCCGGGGAAACGGCGGATACGCTTGCGGCACTCAGGGCTGCAAGGAACAAATCCGACCTGAGGATTCTTTCAATCCTTAATGTCAAAAGGACATCCCTTGACCGTGAATCCGATTCCTCCATATACATCCATGCTGGTCCGGAGATAGGTGTAGCTTCAACAAAAGCATATACCGCCGAGATATTTGCCTTTCTTTCCTTGAGCCTTGAGATTGCCCGCAGGAGGGGGACCCTTAAGCCAAAGGAATGGAAGGAGATCAGAACGAATCTCTCAGCTTTGCCTGATATGATAAGCCGCGTTTTGAAGCAGGATAGACGCATTCGCGACATTGCCAGGCGTTTCCAGAAGCGCAACTCCTGCCTATTTCTCGGCAGAGGAATCAACTATCCGACAGCTCTTGAAGGAGCTCTGAAACTGAAGGAGATAAGCTACGTTCACGCAACAGGTTATCCTGCAGGGGAGATGAAGCACGGCCCCATCTCCCTCATCGATTCAAAGACGCCGGTTGTAGTTGTCGCTCCAAGGGATTCAACTTATGAAAAGATGAGCGCCAACATCGAAGAGGTTGCCGCACGAGCAGGTCAGGTAATCGCCATTGGAACCGAAGGCGACAGCGAGCTTGCAAAAAAGAGCGCAGCCTTCATACCCATCCCCGAGGCGCCGGACTACATACTTCCTTTTGTAGCGGTTATACCTCTTCAGTTGCTCGCTTATCATACGGCGGTATTCCGAGGTTGCGACGTGGATAAGCCGCGAAATCTTGCCAAAAGCGTGACCGTAGAGTGA
- a CDS encoding phosphoglucosamine mutase, with protein MPKFSVSGLRGPIGDELTPDDFLRVANAYARFLGAGKMLISRDARISGVMLEAQVTSGVLAAGCEVIKGGMITTPTSVFATKVLNLNGGITITASHNPQDENGMKFLETGRFLVPQRMAEFSSFASGFEFRKIPVSGLKEPKEVNALELHKKKLLELFGSESFEPRLRVGLDPVNGAAGPEAKEILEALNCEVHVVNFESTGRFGRGGEPLKENLEALSALVKEKRLDAGFAFDPDGDRLAFVDEQGRVPGEEYTVPLCSSWALDKSVSDLVVNLSTSRLIEHVAKEYKTNIFRTPVGEAHVVDKLLETGGVAGGEGNGGFIYPSFNATRDGLLAMTVLASLRRRSGSLASLVDSLPVYFMEKDKLHKEFSPRIRERVLQLFPSAQKDTRDGLWLGDEDFWLHLRPSNTEPVTRIIVEANTKERSEKILNEVKKICAA; from the coding sequence ATGCCTAAGTTTTCAGTTTCAGGATTGCGTGGACCCATAGGCGATGAATTAACCCCGGATGATTTCTTGAGGGTCGCTAACGCCTATGCGCGCTTCCTTGGTGCGGGGAAGATGCTTATTTCCAGGGACGCGAGGATATCGGGCGTTATGCTTGAAGCTCAAGTAACTAGCGGTGTGCTTGCCGCCGGATGTGAAGTCATTAAAGGAGGCATGATTACCACCCCTACTTCGGTGTTCGCGACAAAGGTACTGAATCTGAACGGAGGCATTACCATCACGGCGAGCCACAATCCCCAGGATGAAAACGGCATGAAGTTTCTGGAGACCGGCCGTTTTCTTGTTCCGCAAAGGATGGCCGAGTTCTCAAGCTTTGCGTCAGGCTTCGAATTCCGTAAGATCCCGGTCTCCGGATTAAAGGAACCGAAGGAAGTGAACGCGCTGGAATTGCACAAGAAAAAGCTTCTTGAGCTTTTTGGAAGCGAGTCTTTCGAACCCCGGCTGAGGGTGGGTCTTGATCCCGTGAACGGTGCGGCCGGCCCTGAGGCAAAAGAGATTCTTGAAGCTCTCAACTGCGAGGTTCACGTCGTCAACTTTGAATCTACCGGACGCTTCGGAAGGGGAGGGGAGCCTTTGAAGGAGAACCTGGAAGCCTTGAGCGCGCTTGTCAAGGAAAAGCGGCTTGACGCGGGCTTCGCGTTCGACCCTGACGGCGACAGGCTTGCCTTCGTAGACGAGCAGGGCCGGGTTCCGGGCGAGGAATACACGGTTCCTTTATGCTCAAGCTGGGCTCTCGATAAAAGCGTCTCAGATTTGGTAGTCAACCTGTCTACATCGAGGCTGATAGAGCACGTAGCGAAGGAGTACAAAACTAACATCTTCCGGACGCCTGTTGGTGAAGCCCACGTCGTAGACAAGCTTCTCGAGACGGGCGGCGTGGCAGGAGGAGAAGGAAACGGCGGGTTCATATACCCTTCTTTCAATGCGACGAGGGACGGCCTTTTAGCCATGACCGTACTTGCGAGCCTTCGCCGGAGAAGCGGCTCGCTGGCTTCGCTAGTTGATTCATTGCCCGTATATTTCATGGAAAAAGACAAACTTCATAAAGAATTCTCTCCCCGCATTAGGGAGCGCGTTTTGCAGCTCTTTCCTTCGGCGCAAAAGGACACAAGGGACGGCCTCTGGCTCGGCGATGAGGATTTCTGGCTCCATCTTAGGCCTTCAAACACCGAACCTGTAACAAGAATTATCGTCGAGGCAAACACCAAGGAGCGTTCAGAGAAGATCCTCAATGAGGTTAAAAAGATATGTGCGGCATAG